The proteins below are encoded in one region of uncultured Methanobrevibacter sp.:
- a CDS encoding transposase: MDVDSRLILHFAAQRGPRFDIRFAIVAIRNIKKYNPKYILVDRAYDTELIRKCINEESKAEDQIPLKTRAKIGHYRLKSKNKFNQEIYSRRNNVESIFSVIKRIFNGTNRSISLQLSNKETKLKNIIYNSYRLTQIQ; this comes from the coding sequence ATTGATGTTGACAGCAGATTAATACTTCATTTCGCAGCTCAAAGAGGTCCAAGATTCGATATTCGATTCGCAATTGTAGCAATAAGGAACATAAAGAAATATAATCCAAAATATATCCTAGTAGATAGAGCATACGATACAGAACTTATCAGAAAATGCATAAATGAAGAATCAAAAGCAGAAGATCAAATACCACTAAAAACCAGAGCAAAAATAGGACATTATCGATTAAAAAGCAAAAATAAATTCAACCAAGAAATCTACTCAAGAAGAAACAATGTAGAATCAATATTTAGCGTAATAAAAAGAATATTCAACGGAACAAACAGAAGCATAAGTCTACAACTATCAAACAAAGAAACAAAACTCAAAAACATAATCTACAACAGTTACAGATTAACTCAAATTCAATGA